The proteins below come from a single Syntrophorhabdaceae bacterium genomic window:
- a CDS encoding transaldolase family protein, with protein sequence MRPEGLKTKIFLDGGDPNQTKEIIRILGFLDGQTTNPTLIGKNPEARKQIQGGKKFSGQELLAFYKHVVGEISSLMPQGSVSVEVYADTQSRAEDMLRQGKEMFSWIPNGHVKFPTSAEGLKAAQRALSEGLRVNMTLCFSQEQAAAVYAATRGAKRGDVFVSPFIGRLDDRGENGMQLIENIIEMYKKGDGHVLVLTASVRTIDHLLYAFKLGSDIVTAPFPILKEWGERGMPMPDKEFRYWLPDLKHMLYKEIDLSKNWDRYDIAHELTTKGMEQFSADWNAMIG encoded by the coding sequence ATGAGACCCGAGGGGCTTAAAACAAAAATATTTCTGGACGGGGGAGATCCCAATCAGACAAAAGAGATTATCCGTATTCTTGGGTTTCTCGACGGTCAGACCACCAACCCCACTTTAATCGGAAAGAATCCGGAAGCACGGAAACAGATCCAGGGAGGCAAGAAATTCAGCGGACAAGAGCTGCTCGCCTTCTACAAGCATGTGGTCGGTGAAATATCTTCACTCATGCCGCAGGGTTCGGTTTCGGTCGAGGTATACGCCGATACACAATCCCGTGCGGAAGATATGCTCCGCCAGGGAAAGGAGATGTTTTCCTGGATACCTAATGGCCACGTAAAATTTCCTACCTCCGCCGAAGGTTTGAAGGCGGCACAACGAGCGTTATCCGAGGGGCTGCGTGTGAATATGACGCTCTGTTTTTCGCAGGAACAGGCTGCCGCGGTATATGCGGCTACCCGGGGGGCGAAAAGAGGGGATGTTTTCGTATCTCCTTTTATCGGCCGCCTCGATGACCGCGGCGAGAATGGAATGCAGCTCATCGAAAATATCATCGAAATGTACAAAAAAGGAGATGGCCATGTGCTTGTGCTTACTGCGAGCGTGAGGACTATCGACCACCTTCTCTATGCATTCAAGCTCGGCTCCGACATCGTCACCGCTCCTTTTCCCATACTGAAGGAGTGGGGAGAGCGCGGCATGCCGATGCCGGACAAGGAATTTCGTTATTGGCTGCCCGATTTGAAGCACATGCTTTACAAAGAGATAGACCTCTCGAAAAACTGGGACCGGTACGATATCGCCCATGAACTCACCACCAAAGGCATGGAGCAGTTTTCAGCGGACTGGAATGCGATGATAGGGTGA
- the gnd gene encoding decarboxylating 6-phosphogluconate dehydrogenase, translated as MNTAYNASDAGPAHSELGYVGLGKMGRNMVSRLLEKGYGVLAYDVNKNAVDEAVREGARAAGSLDMLAGALTSPRLIWIMVPHETVDGVLESLVPRLSRGDTVIDGGNSFYLDSIKRAESLAASGIEFLDVGVSGGPRGARTGACIMAGGRREAYGKCEQLFVDLSIENGCRYLGPHGAGHFVKMVHNGIEYGMMQAIGEGFTVMKESPFELNLTSVAEVFNHGSVITSRLVGWLRDAFERYGQDLDTISGSVAQSGEGLWTVDVARQRGIPAPVIEEAVNFRTRSRDNPSYTGRIISALRTEFGQHDVFEKKER; from the coding sequence ATGAATACCGCCTACAATGCATCTGATGCGGGGCCGGCGCATTCCGAATTGGGTTACGTGGGCCTGGGAAAGATGGGCAGGAACATGGTAAGTCGTCTCCTGGAGAAAGGGTACGGGGTTCTTGCCTATGATGTCAATAAAAATGCGGTCGATGAAGCGGTCCGGGAAGGAGCAAGGGCCGCCGGTTCCCTGGATATGTTGGCCGGCGCACTCACTTCCCCTCGTCTGATTTGGATCATGGTGCCCCATGAAACGGTGGACGGCGTACTCGAGTCCCTCGTGCCTCGCCTTTCCCGGGGCGACACGGTCATAGACGGGGGCAACTCCTTTTACCTTGATTCCATCAAACGCGCAGAGAGTCTTGCCGCTTCCGGAATAGAGTTCCTCGATGTGGGCGTGAGCGGCGGACCCCGGGGTGCACGAACAGGCGCCTGCATAATGGCCGGCGGCAGAAGGGAGGCCTATGGCAAGTGCGAGCAGCTTTTCGTGGACCTCTCCATTGAGAACGGGTGCCGCTATCTGGGCCCTCATGGGGCGGGTCATTTTGTGAAAATGGTCCATAACGGCATCGAATACGGGATGATGCAGGCGATCGGGGAAGGTTTTACCGTAATGAAGGAATCCCCTTTCGAACTCAATCTCACGTCCGTTGCCGAAGTTTTCAATCACGGCAGCGTCATTACCTCGAGGTTGGTAGGATGGCTGAGGGATGCCTTCGAAAGATATGGTCAGGATCTGGACACGATTTCGGGCTCCGTCGCCCAAAGCGGCGAGGGCCTCTGGACGGTAGACGTCGCCAGACAGAGGGGCATTCCTGCCCCCGTCATCGAAGAGGCAGTCAATTTCCGGACCAGGTCCCGGGACAACCCGAGCTATACAGGCCGGATCATCTCGGCCTTGCGTACCGAATTCGGTCAACACGACGTCTTTGAGAAAAAGGAAAGGTGA
- a CDS encoding transketolase, whose amino-acid sequence MINPSMEVRLEKLAKLIRYYILASTTRAGSGHPTSSLSACDLMTGLLFGGTFRYDAAHPDHPGNDRIIFSKGHASPLFYAMWAAAGQVTFDELMTLRKFGSRLEGHPTVAFPYVEASTGSLGQGLPIGLGMALNAKYIDKLPYRTYVLLGDSEMAEGSQWEAIQIAAHYKLNNLIGILDVNRLGQRGETMYGHDLAAYEKRISVFEWAVITIDGHNYDQIVAAYEKALAVSDRPVMIIARTIKGKGVSFIEDKNGWHGKALSKDQFEQAMTEMGAVDTSITGVIAKPADTRPVQKPQRKIKAPEYGPEKAVSTRRAYGNALVRILDRFPNMVVLDGEVGNSTYAELFEEAHRERFFEMYVAEQNMVGVAQGLSSRGKIPFVSTFAAFLTRAFDQIRMASYSRSNIKFCGSHAGVSIGQDGPSQMGLEDIAMFRTLLEGVVFYPSDAVSAERLVELSAGHKGIVYIRTTRMDTPILYGPDEIFEIGGCKVLRRSGKDRVTVVAAGVTLFEALAAYEALEKEDIHIRIIDLYSIKPIDAQTLREAARQTGKVITVEDHYKEGGLGEAVESVLAGLAPVHVLAVGKMPASGTPEELLDYEGISRKAIMEKVKEVL is encoded by the coding sequence ATGATCAACCCGTCAATGGAGGTGCGATTGGAGAAACTCGCGAAACTGATTCGCTATTATATTCTCGCGTCGACAACCAGGGCAGGCTCCGGTCATCCCACTTCATCGCTGTCGGCATGCGATCTGATGACAGGTCTCCTTTTCGGGGGCACCTTCAGGTATGACGCGGCCCATCCCGACCATCCCGGGAATGACCGGATCATCTTTTCGAAAGGCCACGCATCGCCCCTGTTTTATGCCATGTGGGCAGCGGCCGGTCAGGTCACTTTCGATGAGCTGATGACGCTACGGAAATTCGGAAGCCGCCTCGAGGGGCATCCCACCGTCGCATTTCCCTATGTGGAGGCATCTACCGGCTCACTCGGGCAGGGGCTTCCCATCGGTCTCGGAATGGCCCTCAACGCAAAATATATCGACAAATTGCCTTATCGTACTTACGTGCTCCTTGGCGACAGTGAAATGGCCGAGGGGTCTCAGTGGGAAGCGATTCAAATCGCCGCTCACTACAAGCTTAATAACCTCATCGGCATCCTCGACGTGAACCGCCTCGGTCAGCGAGGGGAGACCATGTACGGTCACGACCTCGCGGCATACGAGAAGCGAATCTCTGTCTTCGAATGGGCTGTTATCACCATCGACGGTCACAATTATGATCAGATTGTCGCTGCCTACGAGAAAGCCCTCGCCGTCTCTGACAGGCCCGTGATGATCATCGCGAGGACCATCAAGGGGAAAGGGGTATCTTTTATCGAGGATAAAAACGGCTGGCACGGAAAGGCCCTGAGCAAAGACCAATTTGAGCAGGCAATGACGGAGATGGGGGCCGTGGATACTTCCATCACGGGCGTCATTGCGAAACCCGCAGATACGAGACCCGTGCAGAAACCGCAGAGAAAGATCAAAGCCCCGGAGTACGGGCCGGAAAAAGCGGTATCTACCCGTCGCGCCTATGGAAACGCACTGGTGCGGATACTCGACCGCTTTCCGAATATGGTGGTCCTGGACGGGGAGGTCGGCAATTCAACCTATGCCGAACTCTTCGAAGAAGCGCACAGAGAAAGATTTTTCGAAATGTACGTGGCCGAACAGAATATGGTGGGAGTTGCCCAGGGTCTCTCGAGTCGCGGGAAAATACCCTTCGTGTCCACCTTCGCCGCTTTTCTGACCCGGGCCTTCGATCAGATACGGATGGCCTCCTACTCCCGGTCCAATATTAAATTTTGCGGCTCCCATGCGGGCGTATCGATCGGTCAGGACGGTCCTTCCCAGATGGGTCTCGAGGATATTGCGATGTTTAGAACCCTCCTGGAAGGTGTAGTGTTTTATCCGAGCGATGCCGTCTCCGCCGAAAGGCTCGTGGAGCTGTCGGCGGGCCATAAAGGGATCGTCTATATACGCACCACGAGAATGGATACACCTATCCTTTATGGCCCCGACGAAATCTTCGAGATAGGAGGGTGCAAGGTGCTCCGGCGAAGCGGCAAGGACAGGGTGACTGTCGTGGCAGCGGGGGTGACTCTTTTCGAGGCGCTCGCGGCGTACGAAGCCCTCGAAAAGGAAGATATACACATACGGATAATAGACCTCTACAGCATCAAGCCTATCGATGCGCAGACCCTTAGAGAAGCCGCCCGGCAGACGGGGAAGGTTATCACTGTTGAAGACCATTACAAGGAAGGAGGGCTCGGAGAAGCGGTGGAGAGCGTCCTTGCAGGCCTGGCGCCGGTTCATGTGCTTGCAGTGGGAAAAATGCCTGCCAGCGGCACCCCGGAGGAGCTTCTCGATTACGAGGGGATATCAAGAAAGGCGATCATGGAAAAAGTGAAGGAGGTGCTATGA
- the zwf gene encoding glucose-6-phosphate dehydrogenase: MRAKEYDKIIDSRFLQTCDITAESPSLEPFTMVIFGGAGDLTRRKLLPSLYHLFSKHELTKTFSVLAFDRLDLGKTGYLSMMEESVRTFEDEPFNEQTWNEFVPHLHFMSGSFEDDAKYEELKKRMEEICRPDGESGRLAVYYMAVPPQVAPVVIEKMKSHDLCRNSFPTRIVMEKPFGTDRVSAARLNAILTSGFNENQIYRIDHYLARDPVQNIMFFRFSNTLFEDVWDRRYVDNVQITVAEEIGVEHRGVFYEEAGVVRDIVQNHVMQLLGMIAMEPSIGFEADYVRDEKLKIMRSIRPMDSEYIRKFTVRGQYGPGTVKGAPVIGYREEPDVSPDSMTATFFAGKFYVDNLRWAGVPFFVRTGKRMPTQVTEICIELKRLPLRLFGRTCDVLEPNVLKLTLQPDERISLRFGVKYPYSNNQIYFVNMVFSYEETFKMHVRSPYEKLLSDIIRGDLTLFVREDEIEAMWAVVDPIISAWEKEKPLDFPNYGGGAWGPAEALQLIEQEGRSWITA, from the coding sequence ATGAGGGCAAAAGAATATGATAAGATTATTGACAGCAGATTCCTTCAAACCTGCGACATAACGGCTGAATCCCCCAGTCTGGAGCCTTTTACCATGGTTATCTTCGGTGGCGCCGGCGATTTGACGCGGAGGAAGCTCCTGCCTTCCCTTTATCATCTTTTCAGCAAGCATGAGCTGACGAAGACCTTTTCCGTTCTTGCCTTTGACAGGCTCGACCTGGGTAAAACCGGATATCTGTCGATGATGGAAGAATCGGTCCGGACTTTCGAGGATGAGCCTTTCAATGAGCAGACGTGGAATGAATTTGTGCCGCACCTGCATTTCATGTCCGGTTCTTTCGAGGACGATGCGAAATATGAGGAGTTGAAGAAGCGCATGGAGGAGATCTGCCGGCCCGACGGCGAAAGCGGCAGATTGGCGGTGTATTACATGGCGGTCCCTCCGCAGGTGGCCCCCGTGGTGATAGAAAAAATGAAATCCCATGACCTGTGCAGGAACTCTTTTCCGACAAGGATCGTAATGGAGAAGCCTTTCGGCACCGATCGCGTTTCTGCGGCCCGGCTGAATGCCATACTTACAAGCGGATTTAATGAAAACCAGATATACAGGATCGACCACTATCTCGCCCGGGATCCGGTTCAGAACATTATGTTCTTCAGGTTTTCGAATACCCTCTTCGAAGATGTATGGGACCGGCGTTACGTCGACAACGTGCAGATAACCGTCGCCGAGGAGATCGGGGTCGAGCACAGAGGCGTATTTTACGAAGAGGCGGGCGTGGTGAGGGATATCGTGCAGAATCATGTGATGCAGCTTCTCGGAATGATTGCGATGGAGCCATCCATCGGTTTTGAGGCCGATTACGTCAGAGATGAAAAGCTGAAGATCATGCGCTCCATCAGGCCCATGGACTCCGAATATATCAGAAAATTCACCGTTCGGGGCCAGTATGGACCGGGAACGGTGAAGGGGGCTCCCGTCATAGGATACAGGGAGGAGCCGGATGTTTCTCCCGATTCCATGACTGCCACATTCTTCGCAGGAAAATTTTACGTGGACAACCTCAGGTGGGCGGGTGTGCCCTTCTTTGTCCGCACAGGCAAAAGAATGCCGACCCAGGTGACGGAGATTTGCATCGAGCTCAAGCGGCTTCCTCTCAGGCTTTTCGGGAGGACCTGCGATGTCCTGGAGCCGAACGTATTGAAGCTCACTCTGCAGCCGGATGAGCGCATATCGCTCCGCTTCGGCGTTAAATATCCCTATTCGAACAATCAAATCTATTTCGTCAACATGGTATTCAGTTATGAGGAAACCTTTAAGATGCACGTACGCAGTCCCTACGAAAAACTCCTCTCCGACATTATACGGGGGGATCTCACTCTTTTCGTGAGGGAGGATGAGATTGAGGCCATGTGGGCGGTGGTAGATCCCATTATTTCGGCATGGGAGAAAGAGAAACCCCTCGATTTTCCCAACTACGGCGGGGGAGCCTGGGGCCCTGCGGAGGCGCTGCAGCTAATCGAGCAGGAGGGCCGTTCCTGGATCACCGCGTAA
- the rpiB gene encoding ribose 5-phosphate isomerase B, producing the protein MKVAVGADHGGFLFKQALLSYMTLLGYQTVDLGAYNEEPLDDYPDFARAVAVTVRSGEAQRGILVCGSGVGASIAASKIPGIRAAVCHDTYSAHQGVEHDDMNVLCMGERVIGLELAKEIVTVYLGAIFSGEDRHMRRLQKIGAIEREFLKSS; encoded by the coding sequence GTGAAAGTCGCTGTCGGGGCCGACCATGGGGGTTTCCTTTTTAAGCAGGCACTCCTCAGTTACATGACATTGCTGGGCTACCAGACAGTAGACCTGGGCGCGTACAATGAGGAGCCATTGGACGATTATCCCGATTTTGCCCGGGCTGTGGCAGTGACCGTGCGCTCGGGGGAGGCACAAAGAGGCATACTGGTGTGCGGAAGCGGCGTGGGTGCTTCCATAGCCGCGTCAAAAATTCCCGGCATACGAGCAGCGGTCTGCCATGACACCTATTCCGCCCATCAGGGGGTGGAGCACGACGATATGAACGTTCTTTGCATGGGAGAGAGGGTAATCGGCCTTGAGCTGGCAAAAGAGATCGTAACGGTGTATCTCGGGGCAATCTTTTCAGGAGAAGACCGGCATATGAGAAGACTCCAAAAAATAGGAGCCATCGAAAGAGAGTTCCTGAAGTCCTCATAG